Below is a window of Pseudanabaena sp. BC1403 DNA.
TGTGCCATGAAACTCAGAAGCGATATCACCACGAATATAGTTGCGAATGATAGTAGCGATCGCAGCTTCAGAACTTTTAGGATTACTGGATTTGAGAACACGCGCCCATTGTTCGTAACGTTTGTTCAATTGGGCATTCGACAGTTGAAAGGTACTTTGGAAATCAGCCCGCAATTTTGCGACTTCTTCTTTGCTGATGCGCGTATCAGGATCGCCACCATTTTTACCTGTGAAGTCCCAACCGCTAACTTCATTGGGAAGCTTATCTTTAACGTTGGCGGTGTTGTAAACATTGCCAATCAAATCGGGATGATCCCACTGGATCAGGCTATCGATGACAGCCACGACCACTCCATCCCCACCCTTACTATTTTTCCATGCTTCCGTAGCACGAAGGTCGATGCGTGATGAATAGCTGCCGCGTTGGGGTGTGCTGTTGAGATGCCATTGCAGAGGTAGTAGATTGCTAAAGAATGTGCCGTTATTCGCGAGAATGTAGCGCGATCGCAGTTTTTGGAGATACTTAGCCGCATCGGATTCTTGAGAGAAGTTGATTTTACCTGCGCGTTGCTCTTGGAATTTATAGGAGAGCGTCTGCACAAAGTTAGGGGTTGCCGATTTCACGCCTGTGATGCCATTGAGTTGATTGGAGGCGGTGAGAATATCGGTTCCCGTTGCCGATCGCGATCGCACGATGTAACGGTTTTGGGTAAACCGAAGCGGGCGCACAATTTCTAAGTTGTTGCGATTGAGAATCAGTTGAACTTGGCTAGAGGTGAGTTTCGGCTCAAAGCTGACGGTAATTTCATTGGGAAGGACAATGGTTTCGCTATTGTCTTTACTGTCATTACGATTGAGGACAGGCAGAGTCGATGCAACATAGGATCTGGTTTCGGCTTTACGGGTAATTTCCTTCCGTTCTTGGTCACTAGTTTCCGCCGAAAATTCGATTAGGGCATAGCGATCGCCTATGGCTTTGACTTCGACTTCAGGTTTGGCGGGTTGAGGAGTGAGGGTGAGTTCGCGGGTGTTATTGCCACTCAAGTCACGCTGGAGCATTTCACTAAAGGAACCGCCGCGTGGAATGTCTCTTGTAGTATTAAAGGCAACGGCGATCGCGTTGTCGCGCTGACGCAGGGAGATTTTTTGTCCGTAGTAGAGGTAATAAAGTTCGCTGTCGTTTTTGGCGGTTGGGGTGGTCTCTTGGGCTTGGCTAGGGGCGATCGCTTGTTTGGTAATTTCGATGGGAAGGATGGCGGTTGTCCAGAGGCATCCTGCAAAGCAAAGGCTAGATATGATCCGTTTCATCGTTGATGTTCCTCACTAGGTTTCGTCAGTTTATCTCTCTGAGGGTTTGGAGCATATGCAAAAAGTTGTGGGGTTTAGGAGTAGCATTACTGATCGCTGATTGAGGTGATATGCATGGATCGTTGCGGTAATGCGGTTAATAAACCTCATCATGAGTGCCTACTGTCTCTAAAAGAATTGCTTGTAATCCTTCATGCTCTACGAACTTGAAGATAATTCTGAGGTCATATCCACCACTACAAGCCCAAGAGTCCTGAAATTCTCCTTTTAATTTATGTGTCCTTAATCGAGGATGAAATGGTTCTATGGATAGCAATTCTAGGGTGTTTTGAAGACTTGGAGCTATTTCTGGATGTTTCTTGAGGAATTTCTTAGCTGATCTTACAAATGTGTTTGAACGCAGCAAGATGAACTTCATGATAGAAGCTCCTGCATTAGCTGATCAGGTGTTGTGGGCTGGCATTGACCAAGTGCAAATTCACGTTGAGCTTCCTGAACTTCTTTGATTAATTCTGCTCTTCTGCGATCGCGAAGGCGATTTTGAAGAATCTTAATTAAGTCTTCTTGATCTTCAATCAGAAGTTGGTCGGCAGCTTCTAAGATTTTCGTAAAGTTTGATTCAACTAGCATAATTTTTAGGTTTAACATACTTAGTTATTGGAGTATAGCAAAACCAATACTTACGCCTAACTTATACTTGTTAGAAGATTATTAGGGTTGATTTGATAAAGATCGCCCACAACATACCAACAAAATGCTTCGCCACTACGATAATTTTTTCCTTTGCCTTAAAAACTGCATATGGTCGGGTGACGAAATAGCTAGATATTGGTAAGTTTGTTAATACTCGGTCGAGGCGATGTGATTATGTGCAAGGCAATCTCTAGTAATATGTCTGAAAATCAGCAGCCTGTGAGGAGGATCGCGAAGATGAGTCTGAAATCGTTTAGTTTTGGATCTCTGACAAGTGGTGTCCTTGCAACGTTGGTTTTAGCTATTGCCCCAGTTCCTCTTTCTGCTTTATATTTTCTACAACCTGTTTCTGCTCAAACAACACAAGATCGCAAAGCAGAAGCAGATCGGCTAATTCAGCAAGGCATTCAGTTACTTCGAGCCAGTCGTTATCGAGAAGCTATTCAAGTATTGGAATCAGCTCTAGGAATCTATCGCGAGATTAAAAATCGCAATGGTGAAGCAGCGTCTCTCAATAGTCTGGGGGGTGCATACAAAAATCTCGGACAGTACCAGAGAGCTATTGATCTCTATCAGCAGTCCTTGGCGATCCGAAAGCAAATCGGCGATCGCAATGGTGAAGCAAGGTCTCTCAATAATCTGGGTGCTGCATACGATAGTCTCGGACAATATCAGAAGGCGATTGATTTCCATCAGCAGTCCTTGGCGATCCGAAAGCAAATCGGCGATCGCAATGGTGAAGCAACGTCACTTAATAATCTGGGGAGCGCATACAAAAATCTCGGACAGTACCAAAAAGCGATTGATCTCTATCAGCAGTCCTTGGCGATCCTAAAGCAAATCGGCGATGGCAATGGTGAAGCGGGGGCTCTCAACAATCTGGGAAGTGCATACGGCAGTCTCGGACAGTACCAGAAAGCGATTGATTTCTATCAGCAATCCTTAGCAATCCAAAAGCAAATCGGCAATCGCAATGGTGAAGCAGCGTCTCTCAATAATCTGGGTGCTGCATACAAAAATCTCGGACAGTACCAGAAAGCAATTGATCTCTATCAGCAGTCCTTAGCGATCCAAAAGCAAATCGGCGATCGCAATGGTGAAGCAACGTCACTCAATAATCTGGGTCTTGCATACGACAGTCTCGGACAGTACCAGAAAGCAATTGATCTCTATCAGCAGTCCTTGGCGATCCGAGAGCAAATCGGCGATCGCAATGGTGAAGCAAGGTCTCTCAATAATCTGGGTGCTGCATACGATAGTCTCGGACAATATCAGAAGGCGATTGATTTCCATCAGCAGTCCTTGGCGATCCGAAAGCAAATCGGCGATCGCAATGGTGAAGCAACGTCACTTAATAATCTGGGGAGCGCATACAAAAATCTCGGACAGTACCAAAAAGCGATTGATCTCTATCAGCAGTCCTTGGCGATCCTAAAGCAAATCGGCGATGGCAATGGTGAAGCGGGGGCTCTCAACAATCTGGGAAGTGCATACGGCAGTCTCGGACAGTACCAGAAAGCGATTGATTTCTATCAGCAATCCTTAGCAATCCAAAAGCAAATCGGCAATCGCAATGGTGAAGCAGCGTCTCTCAATAATCTGGGTGCTGCATACAAAAATCTCGGACAGTACCAGAAAGCAATTGATCTCTATCAGCAGTCCTTAGCGATCCAAAAGCAAATCGGCGATCGCAATGGTGAAGCAACGTCACTCAATAATCTGGGTCTTGCATACGACAGTCTCGGACAGTACCAGAAAGCAATTGATCTCTATCAGCAGTCCTTGGCGATCCGAGAGCAAATCGGCGATCGCAATGGTGAAGCAAGGTCTCTCAATAATCTGGGTGCTGCATACGATAGTCTCGGACAATATCAGAAGGCGATTGATTTCTTTCAGCAATCCTTAGCAATCTTTAAGCAAATCGGCGATCGCAATGGTGAAGCAACGTCTCTCAATAATCTGGGAGGTGCATACAACAGTCTCGGACAGTACCAGAAAGCAATTGATTTCTACGAGCAATCCTTTGCGATCTTCAAGCAAATCGGCGATCGCAATGGTGAAGCAACGTCTCTCGGTAATCTGGGTGCTGCATACAACAGTCTCAGACAGTACCAGAAAGCGATTGATTTCTTTCAGCAATCCTTAGCAATCCAAAAGCAAATCGGCGATCGCAATGGTGAAGCAACGTCTCTCAATAATCTGGGTGGTGCATACAACAATCTCGAACAGTACCAGAGAGCCATTGATTTCTTTCAGCAGTCCTTAGCGATCACAAAGCAAATCGGCGATCGAGGTAATGAAGGAACAACGCTCAGTAATCTAGGTAGACTATTCGCCCAACAAAAACAACCCGAACTCGCAATTCTCTTCTACAAACAATCTGTCAACGTGCGCGAAAGCATTCGCAAAGACATCAAAGGACTCAGCCAAACAGAACAAAAATCCTACCTCGCCACCATCGAAAAAGACTATCGCGCCCTCGCCGACTTACTCCTCAGACAAGACCGCATCCTCGAAGCCCAACAAATCCTCGACCTCCTCAAAGTCCAAGAACTCAGCGACTACTTCCGCTCCGCCGATGTCGGCGACAGCGCCAAGCAAGCCGACTACCAACCACCCGAACAAAACATCATCGCCCTCGGTAACGAACTCGCCAAACTCCAACAACTCGACCCCCTCACCAAAGAACAAGAACAAAGACTTGCCTACTTAACAAATCAAGAAAGCGATCGCAACGCCCAATTCAACGCCTTCCTCAACAGCCCCGAAGTCCAAAAACAAATCAAACAACTCACCCTCGAAAAAGCCAAAAACGTCGATCTTGAAGAATACAACAGACTACGGGCAAGCCTTGCTGAAATCAAAAATGCTGTCGTCTTCTATCCACTCATCCTCGAAGATCGCCTCGAACTAATCCTGATCACCGCCAACACCGTCCCCATCCGCAAAACCGTCAACATCAAACGCGAAGACCTCAACAAAGACATCTCCGACTTTCTCAGCAACCTACGCGATCCATCCTCCTCCGATGTCCAAGCCGATGGACAAAAACTCTATAACTACCTGCTCAAACCCTTTGAGAAAGAACTAAAAGACGCAAACATCCAAACCATCATCTATTCCCCCGACGGACAACTGCGCTATATTCCCCTCGCTGCCCTCCATGACGGCAACCAATGGCTAATCGAACGCTATCGCATCAACAACATCACCGCCAGCTCCCTCACCAACCTCCGCCCCCGCACCTACAAACCACCCAAAGTCCTCGCCGCCGCCGCCACCAATAGCCAAAATATCAAACTCGGCGATCGCTCGATTCCCTTCGGAGCCTTACCCGCCACCAAAACCGAAGTCGAAGCGATCGCTGCCCTCTTGCCCAACACCACCACCTTCATCGACCAACAATTCAACAAAGCCGCCACCATCCCCAATATGCAGCGCAATAACATTGTCCATCTAGCAACTCATGGCTACTTTGCGATCGGTAAACCCGAAGATTCATTTATCGTCTTTGGCGATGGCGACAAAGCTACGATCTCTGATATTGGAAATTGGTCATTAACCAACGTCGCCTTAGTCGTACTTAGTGCCTGTGAAACCGCGATCGGTGGCAAACTTGGCAATGGCATCGAGATTCTCGGCTTAGGCTATCAGATTCAAAATCGCGGTGCAGGCGCAGCGATCGCCTCGCTCTGGAAAGTCAGCGAC
It encodes the following:
- a CDS encoding S8 family serine peptidase, whose protein sequence is MKRIISSLCFAGCLWTTAILPIEITKQAIAPSQAQETTPTAKNDSELYYLYYGQKISLRQRDNAIAVAFNTTRDIPRGGSFSEMLQRDLSGNNTRELTLTPQPAKPEVEVKAIGDRYALIEFSAETSDQERKEITRKAETRSYVASTLPVLNRNDSKDNSETIVLPNEITVSFEPKLTSSQVQLILNRNNLEIVRPLRFTQNRYIVRSRSATGTDILTASNQLNGITGVKSATPNFVQTLSYKFQEQRAGKINFSQESDAAKYLQKLRSRYILANNGTFFSNLLPLQWHLNSTPQRGSYSSRIDLRATEAWKNSKGGDGVVVAVIDSLIQWDHPDLIGNVYNTANVKDKLPNEVSGWDFTGKNGGDPDTRISKEEVAKLRADFQSTFQLSNAQLNKRYEQWARVLKSSNPKSSEAAIATIIRNYIRGDIASEFHGTWSAGVIAAHSKNGEGIFGVAPNAKILPVRVFGLNGEISSTNLVEAVGYASDRGAQVINMSLGGLLPDQELTDQIFQILDNNPNLVIVASAGNESLDGVGFPSAIPGVLSVGSTNITGNRSFYSSFGGRLDVVAPGGETNQNALGGILTTGGTWVSGFWDKAESPKYTWEPALDPLGKYVRVQGTSFSAPNVAGVVALMRGENANINRENLIAILKRTSSYEGLEISSSDANKYRLQAAIGFSTVKDFPFVRPSGIYTAPTPISAMQYYFGSGLVNAEAAVKAVQ
- a CDS encoding type II toxin-antitoxin system mRNA interferase toxin, RelE/StbE family yields the protein MKFILLRSNTFVRSAKKFLKKHPEIAPSLQNTLELLSIEPFHPRLRTHKLKGEFQDSWACSGGYDLRIIFKFVEHEGLQAILLETVGTHDEVY
- a CDS encoding tetratricopeptide repeat protein — protein: MSENQQPVRRIAKMSLKSFSFGSLTSGVLATLVLAIAPVPLSALYFLQPVSAQTTQDRKAEADRLIQQGIQLLRASRYREAIQVLESALGIYREIKNRNGEAASLNSLGGAYKNLGQYQRAIDLYQQSLAIRKQIGDRNGEARSLNNLGAAYDSLGQYQKAIDFHQQSLAIRKQIGDRNGEATSLNNLGSAYKNLGQYQKAIDLYQQSLAILKQIGDGNGEAGALNNLGSAYGSLGQYQKAIDFYQQSLAIQKQIGNRNGEAASLNNLGAAYKNLGQYQKAIDLYQQSLAIQKQIGDRNGEATSLNNLGLAYDSLGQYQKAIDLYQQSLAIREQIGDRNGEARSLNNLGAAYDSLGQYQKAIDFHQQSLAIRKQIGDRNGEATSLNNLGSAYKNLGQYQKAIDLYQQSLAILKQIGDGNGEAGALNNLGSAYGSLGQYQKAIDFYQQSLAIQKQIGNRNGEAASLNNLGAAYKNLGQYQKAIDLYQQSLAIQKQIGDRNGEATSLNNLGLAYDSLGQYQKAIDLYQQSLAIREQIGDRNGEARSLNNLGAAYDSLGQYQKAIDFFQQSLAIFKQIGDRNGEATSLNNLGGAYNSLGQYQKAIDFYEQSFAIFKQIGDRNGEATSLGNLGAAYNSLRQYQKAIDFFQQSLAIQKQIGDRNGEATSLNNLGGAYNNLEQYQRAIDFFQQSLAITKQIGDRGNEGTTLSNLGRLFAQQKQPELAILFYKQSVNVRESIRKDIKGLSQTEQKSYLATIEKDYRALADLLLRQDRILEAQQILDLLKVQELSDYFRSADVGDSAKQADYQPPEQNIIALGNELAKLQQLDPLTKEQEQRLAYLTNQESDRNAQFNAFLNSPEVQKQIKQLTLEKAKNVDLEEYNRLRASLAEIKNAVVFYPLILEDRLELILITANTVPIRKTVNIKREDLNKDISDFLSNLRDPSSSDVQADGQKLYNYLLKPFEKELKDANIQTIIYSPDGQLRYIPLAALHDGNQWLIERYRINNITASSLTNLRPRTYKPPKVLAAAATNSQNIKLGDRSIPFGALPATKTEVEAIAALLPNTTTFIDQQFNKAATIPNMQRNNIVHLATHGYFAIGKPEDSFIVFGDGDKATISDIGNWSLTNVALVVLSACETAIGGKLGNGIEILGLGYQIQNRGAGAAIASLWKVSDNGTSELMQALYKNLSQKNISSSEALRQAQITMIRSNKKGNISDRGTGIRIVGTVPTNQETQLSHPFYWSAFILIGNGL